The following nucleotide sequence is from Schistosoma mansoni strain Puerto Rico chromosome 4, complete genome.
GTTGATGATTAACGAGAATTTTCGTCTCTGCATAATCTCAGGTTCGACATGTCGTTTCTCAAAATGTTGATGGCTTACATGTGCGCAGTGGTTTAAGTCGTGAAAAACTTTCGGAGCTACAtggtaatttatttattgaagtgAGTGTACTTGTACTTATGTATAAACCAAGTTATTTTTGAAGAAACTATTTTATGTATCTATCTCTGGTGTTAAAATCGACTATTTTCTGTTTCGACACTGGAATTTTGGATCAAAGTACACAGTACCCACTGAGGTTTTAACTGATAGTTGATGGCTTATTACCTAATCCATAAATATCTATTGAGGTGTTTAATTAAGTCTCTGGATTTCGGGTCTCTCGATAAAAAAGCTAATAAGCTGAAAACAAATGTATTTTCATTCCACGAAGAACTATTTTTGACTCACTTAAAAGTTAAACACACCTATAATGATACTTTTCAACCTCAATGATCAAACCTTTCGTGCTATCTAGGGTTTACTCTTTAATCTCGAATTGCATAGCATCACTCCACCAATACTCACAGAACGCTGTTCTTAGCTCGTTTTTAGAATAAAATCCGTCAATGATGTTCTGATTAGAGTAGGGAGTCGTACTTGTCACTTGAAGTCGAAATGAGGCTTTACTAGTATAAACAGATTGTCTATGCTGTCTTCAAAAATTTGTTAAGATGTAGTTACTTTTGCAAGTATGTGTCTAACCAACACTCAGTAACTGAATAGAGGTCTATATTTCAAGATATAAATTACTTCTTACAATAATTGATTACTTAATCGTAATATGTGAATCTACAGTTAGAATTCAAATACATAAACCAGTGAAAACCAGTAAAATATCGTACTTCTGATTTTTGCAAATATATAGCTGTTTTTCTTCTGTTTgggttttgtaaataatttcacccttcttttaattatttataaggTGTGTTTTGTGAAACAAATGAAGAAAGTGATTTCTAGTATAAATCATATTCTGCcttgatattttttattttagcaATGCATCGCTTGTGAATACGCTGTTTTCCGGACTTTTGACGTCGCCGAAACAACTTCTCGTTCACACCATTTTACTGGACGCATTTGTCCTCAATGTCGTAATTTACACCCTGTTGAAAGTACAATAGCCAGTGATATACTAAGAAAAACAGCTGAACATTTGGCAGTATCTAGATACAAGAAAAATGTATCAAATGAAAATCTTATGTTGAGTTACCGATATGCTGCAAGAAAATTAGCCAGATCTTTTGAAGGTGTACGTCTTAAAGCAGTGGAACATTTGCGCAATACTCAAAAGTCTGAGAGGCTGACGGACTCAGTTCTTACGAAGGCACCTTTGCTAAGAGATGTTGTTGTACACTTTTTTGAACGACAACCAGAGATGGGGTTAACAGAAATATATCGCATTCGATCAGCAATCGAAGCTGTACATGGTCGTAAAGTTCTTCAAGATGCTGTCAATGCCACTTCAAATGACTGTAAAGTTTTGGATCATGGATGCAAACGTTCCCATGAAGAGTCAAAAAAATATCTCATTGGATCCCCATGGTTTAAAAGAATGCGTCCTGCTATGAAGATGGAATGTCAAGATCTCTGTAAAACATCAGAAGCAGTTGATGTAAAACCTATCTCTCCGGATTCTCTGGATACTCCCGCTAAAttaattgttgttgttggttcatcttTAACTGTTTTGCgcaattattcatttttatggCCTTATGGCCTTGGGAGGTGTGGTCAACTAAGTTCGTCGAGCGAACATAAAAAGAAACCCACATGTATTGATTCTGTTTTCAAATCGACTTCAATCCCTGATACCCCTGAAAATTGTCGGTTGGTTATTATCAATTTGCAACCAACATGCAAAGATGTGGTTGCTGATTTGGTAATTCGTGTTCCTTGTGATGAACTATTTCGCGTTATCATGTCAGATCACTTAGAAATAGATGTTCCACAATATGACCACAGGCATGATCCTCTTTATTCAATCGGTCTTTCTTTATCTCCAGAAGAAGAATGCACACGTACTCGTCCGAACATCCCATTTTCTTCCGTATAATATTGTTTCAGAATTTTTCTCTCTGTGGTGTACAGTTTCACATGATTTGGTTGTagctattgattactgtttcgTTCTTTAGACGTAGAATAAACGTTTCTCTTTTGTACTCAAAACAAGAACCAGTACCTTTGTAAATAATAAGGTATGTTTCCATAATTCAAAGAACCTAATAGAATTGCATCGTATCATGGTAGTTTATCTGCTCTCGAATTAAACATGAATTCGTGACACCAATCAGTCAGTTCCTGAATACTAAAAGGTACATTTTACTTATGGCTCTAGTTGAGaatattttcttttctctctcctgATCTTTAGCCTGTCCATTTTTGTATAAAATTCCCTTATAGTATTTTTTCATATTAAGGAGAACTAATAGACAGAATAAATATTATCGTTGTGAACTTCCTAAAACACAACTGATCCAATATTGAGATGTCTACTGCGGGAATCGAAGTGTTTCAGATAGAATTCTGTGAAATTCCTCGTAGTTTGAATATCTAAACCTTGGCCGCACCTCGTTAGGtatattttttcatatttttactcAGTTCATTAGTTCAAGAAGTTGGTCTGTTAGTGTTTTGACTGTGTAGCTACAGCATCTGAAGTGTCTTAGTTTACTTAATAAGTTCTTGTTGTTATTGATTGATCTGTGGTTTTGTAAGACCAGCAGCTTAGTGATCAAAACACTGGCCCCAACTATAAGTCTCAGATTTTAAGCACTCTTAACCTACTTCAACTTTCCCGACCGAGGTATTATTATTTCCTCCCTTCTCACACATACAAACAATATACCTGGAAATGGAGTTCACAAACCCGTACTTGGTAGATGGATTACCTTAATAATTATTGCCTTCCAAGCTGCATGATGAAGTGAACTATCTTAATATCACAGACGCTAAAAATAGTTTGTTTGTGTTCCATCGATTTTAGGTTGTAAATGGTGGAGAAAAGAAAATTTAGAAACTGACTGTACATAGGTTCTTATTTTGTTGTTAGGAGTTTCTACATTATAAACCTTTCCGCCAGCGATTGCTAATTTCAAATTGCTTACTGATAGTTTTAACCATAATTTAGAGGATGTCTTGATAAATGTCTAAACTTCCAGTTAACAGGAATCGGTTGTATATTTCCGTAAAATATACCTAGTTCATACTTGCTACTTGCGTGTTTATCATGTTTACATTTTGTTAACTAGTTTGCATTTCactcatgtttctttttttggGGTTCATATTTTCCTTAGATTTTAAAGACAATAAATTAACAATtagaaagttataagcaaaaAATATTACTGAATATATTCagtataaaaaagaaaacattttttaaaatgaaaaaacaGATACCTTTTATTTACAGCTCAGTGACTGAGTCATGTTAGTAGATACAAACTCCTCGATAAGGGTAGACGCGCTTATCACAACCAGTTGTCGTAGAAGTTAGGTGACATAGTTCGCATTGATGTAGATGCTTTCACTCATTTTCTTTTATTAGACCTTAAGTTTCAAAATTAtcttacattttattttattattcttcaAGTTAACTTTTCTTGAATCGTATTGACTATGCCTGATCTTATCTACTACTACTGGTATAACACTTATTATTCTAGGATTGATCGTAATTTCATCTCATGCTAATGTGATGTGGTAGTTTGAACGGATGCACATAGGTGCCGGATTCTACTTCGCGCAATGCTGACTGGCTTACTGATAGCTCAATGACAAAGTACAGGTGATTTTACTAAAATCTGGTCTGAACCGTTAATGTTAGGGTTATATACACTGCTGTATGTAGGATTCAGTCTTGTAAGTCACTTACAATCAGGAACTCAGTCATGATCTAGATGATATCGGATGCTGTTAAAAGAACTACTCCATAAGGTTAACAAAAAACATTAACTTTCTATTTCACATTCAACTTAGATATAATTTGATTTCGAGGTTACATTTCATATCTGTTCAGAATGAAttagaacttcaaaattaaGTGTTACATTTATATAAGCTAAATGCAAAATTGGGTTTGATCATGATGTAATATGAACGTCTTTACACATACCACCTAGAATAATTTAGGTTTGTATTAACTAATTTAACTAAATTATTACAGTATACGATAAAGCAAGCAAACAGAATGTTAACATCCTGATAGAAAGTGAAGATCTATTATCAGTATTACACCAGTCTTTGGAGCAAGTCGCAATGCATCCGTGGTATAAGTCATCATCTAATTGGAATTGTCCACAGTGAGTTGGTATATCGGTTAGTTTATCCATGGAACATCTCCGTATCAGTAAACTGGAACCGTCTTTCTGACGAATAACCTTTATTTTTGAGCAGTAGTGGGCATAAAAGAGACCCTCAAGTCCAGGTATCGTTTGACGACATGGTCGTGAATTGTGATATAAGCACTGACTGGATCCTCACATGGTGGGTTACTTTTGTTCACTGACACACAAGAATAACAGGCGATTGCTGTTGCTATGAAGTGTTCATTAAGAGAAATGCAGCAAGTTTTTATTATATGGTATGACGAACGCGTTACATATTTTTAACTACAAAAGGAACGTTTATTTATCGTCATTATTTTCCTTTCCACATAGTTTCTCCGATTTTGCAGCTTTTATTGATATTTGATTGGCTTTCTTAGTAATGAAGTGTAGCTTATTTGATAAATACTCAATGTAGCTTTAAAAATATACTGGCGTTAACTAATTATCGAAGTGAAACTAATTAATTCTATATACATGTTCATTGTGTTATCACTTAGTTTTGTTATGATGCATTAAGTTTTCTCACTAGTCATTTGAGGTTGTAGAGTGTACATTCCATTAAACCAAGGCTTCATTGCCTTTTTAATCGTGTCTTAACCTTGACTCTTCATTTCTATGATTCATCTGAATCCCTATTCGGAGGAGGGTTTCTGCGTAAATCGTTATATTctatgaaaacaataaattttcaaagttttttttataatatcTTCAATGGGGTAGTCCATAGTGGTTGTTGATTTTCCAGATTTTGATTATTGGACTTAATAATGCACAGTTATATTgtaagttatataatatacccttgtgatcCAGGGTTATTTTACAGTGGTTTTCAAGAGAACCAGACAACATCCACAATCTCACTAGACAACACAAACAGTATAGCGGAATCCCATTTAATATGAGAGGCAGACACCGATTTCAGACTTAACACGAGCATTACAGTTCATCCTGTCTCACAAGAGAACCAGATACCATATgtgcttcaacgctacaatatGAGATGGCATACGAAAAACCCTTTTGGATGCTTTGGTTCTATTTACTGCATAGTCAATATCGAGATGAACTCCACTTTGAACTACGAGAAAACACAATTCTAATACCTtcagtttttttcatagttatCCGGTTGATAACAAGTAGTGACACAAAATATATCGTTGTATAAAAGCGAAATAAATTCGTTAATATTCAGCTGATATGGAATATGCTGAATATCAAAAATGCGATAATACAACCCCTGATGGTAAAGCATCATGATTAGTGTTTATCTCTATTCAATAATTCAGTAAATAGTTACCCCGTCGGAGTNNNNNNNNNNNNNNNNNNNNNNNNNNNNNNNNNNNNNNNNNNNNNNNNNNNNNNNNNNNNNNNNNNNNNNNNNNNNNNNNNNNNNNNNNNNNNNNNNNNNNNNNNNNNNNNNNNNNNNNNNNNNNNNNNNNNNNNNNNNNNNNNNNNNNNNNNNNNNNNNNNNNNNNNNNNNNNNNNNNNNNNNNNNNNNNNNNNNNNNNCTTTACTCACTATATTTTGAAGTGGAACAGCAGCCTAATTATTAAGGAATTCCACTTTCGACCGCTAAGTCCAAAGGTCCGAAATCCgtttttatttactttagtGTGAGACACATCAGTGGCATCATTACCCCTCATATATAGAGTACAAGTACAACATCTTGcaacaaaataaaatagtaaCAGAACCTTGAAATTTCAGTAAGTTACTTCTCAAAGTTGAACTTCAGAAAGAATACTGAACTACGCTATAGAGATTTTTACGTTGCTGTACAAATAGCTAACTTTATTAGGGTACTAAATTTATCAACAAGTTGGAGCTAAATGTTCACTAGACTAAAGCTACGCTTTAAATAGGTCAATCTTATAATCTAGGCGTATTAGAACTCTTATGATATGAAGCTCTATCCCACCAAAATATAGATATAAAATGGTTCGATAATAAGTCAATAGAATAAGAATTACATATGGAAATTTGTCAACTCACCTACATTCGTTTtacataataagtaaaaaataatcaatgtaATAATCAAATGGCATAATGATAcaaatgagattttctgacTACTGAGTACTTTCATATCGATT
It contains:
- a CDS encoding putative chromatin regulatory protein sir2, with the translated sequence MELGCSKSNLVITDASQDWHRDAAILARLIKDNKGSVVIYTGAGISTSACIPDYRGTNGLWTTQSNRVTGVNSVLPTVGFNKNDQAQCNEVPKLQDKIPECESRIKTSKKSKNTNLKLRLPEATIAKPTFTHMAIKVLVDEGYVRHVVSQNVDGLHVRSGLSREKLSELHGNLFIEQCIACEYAVFRTFDVAETTSRSHHFTGRICPQCRNLHPVESTIASDILRKTAEHLAVSRYKKNVSNENLMLSYRYAARKLARSFEGVRLKAVEHLRNTQKSERLTDSVLTKAPLLRDVVVHFFERQPEMGLTEIYRIRSAIEAVHGRKVLQDAVNATSNDCKVLDHGCKRSHEESKKYLIGSPWFKRMRPAMKMECQDLCKTSEAVDVKPISPDSLDTPAKLIVVVGSSLTVLRNYSFLWPYGLGRCGQLSSSSEHKKKPTCIDSVFKSTSIPDTPENCRLVIINLQPTCKDVVADLVIRVPCDELFRVIMSDHLEIDVPQYDHRHDPLYSIGLSLSPEEECTRTRPNIPFSSV